From the Streptococcus hyointestinalis genome, the window TCACCTTTAGTGCGTCAATGTCTTCTTGTGTGGTTGACCAGCTGACGGCTAGACGGATAACGGTGTGATTGTCGTCGTACTTTTCCCAGAAGCTATAGGCGACTTGCTTCGCTAAGCTTTCTAGTTTGTGATTTTCAATGATGATGAACTGTTGATTGGTTGGAGAGTCTAAGTAAAAGCGGTAGCCTTTTTCTTTTAGGATGGCTTTTAGTTGCTCGGCAAGTGCCAAGGTCTCACGTCCAATCTCTAAGTACAAATCATCTGTAAAGAAAGCGTCAAACTGCACACCACACAAGCGCCCTTTAGCTAGCAGGGCACCGTGTTGCTTGACAACGGTGGTAAAGTGTTTAGGCTGATTGGACTTGGTAAAGACAACTGCCTCTCCCATAAGAGCGCCTAGCTTTGTCCCACCGATGTAAAAGACATCGGTCAGCTCTGCTATTGCCTTCAAATCAAGGTCGCTCTCCTTGCTGGCTAAACCATAACCTAAGCGTGCGCCGTCCAAAAAGAGGGGAATGGAGTAAGCACGACACACCTTAGAGAGGGCTTCTAACTCAGCCTTGCTGTAGAGCGTGCCGTACTCTGTCGGATGAGAGATGTAAACCATGCCTGGAAAGACCATGTGCTCATGATTACCATCCGCATAAAAATCGCTCAAATAGTCCTCAAGCTGAGTGCTGTCAATCTTGCCATCCTCTGTCGGAAGCGTCAAGACCTTGTGTCCTGTAAACTCAATGGCACCTGCTTCATGCACTGCAACATGCCCACTCTCTGCTGCGATGACACCCTCATAAGAAGACAGCATGCTGTCAATCACCACTTGATTGGTCTGGGTGCCGCCAGTTAGGAAAGTCACCTCAGCTTGTGGGCAAGCACAGGCTTGCTTGATTTTCTCAGCCGCCTGTTGGCTGTACTCGTCCATGCCATAGCCCGCTTGGGCTTGGTTATTGGTCTCAATCAGCGCTTGTAGTAATTTGGGATGGGCTCCTTTATTGTAGTCATTTTCAAAATGTAGCATGTCTCTCTCCTTTTGTTGTATTTACAATATATTATAACATGTTTTATTGCAAAAGCAATCTTTTTTTGATAAACTAAAGAAAAAAAGGAGGACTTATGTTTACAACCATTCGTACTATAGGGGCAATTACACGCACCATCCAGATGGACTCCAATCGCTATTTTAAAGAAATGGGGCTCAATAACAATCTTTTCATCTACATCATCCGTATCTGTGAAACACCGGGGCTCTTTTTAAATGAGCTGGCAGATAGCATTCAGATTGACCGAACAACCAGTTTTCGTGCCGTTCAAAAATTGGTCAAGCAGGGCTATTTGACTCTTGAGAAGGACGCTCACAATCAAAAAATCAAGCGTATCTACCCCACACAAAAGAGCCTAGATATCTATCCGAAGCTCCACGCCTATGAACAGCAGCAGTCTGATAAACTGCTCAGCCATTTGACGGATGACGAAAAAGAAGCCCTCGAGCTTCTCCTTACAAAGTTAACCTATTAACCGCAAAAGTGCCATGGCAAGTACACCGACAAGGACGGATAAGAGGATATTTTTATAGCGAATCGCCACCCACAAGGTAGGAATAATCGCTAGAAAAGTCAGTATATCAAGACTAGGCAGTTGCCCGACCTTTTCGGTCATGACACTTGAGAGCAGCAAGGCAAAGATGATGGAAATCGGCAGGTAATCCAGAAAGCGAATGACACTATCTGGCAGCTTTTGATACTTAGTCAATAGAAAGGGCGCTACTCTTGGTAACCACGTGACCACTGCTGATAAGAGAATAACGACTAAAACCTTACTCGACACGCTCATGATAAGACACCCCCATAAAACAACCGATCAAGGTCGCTAAAAGCACAGCCATGGACTCAGATACCAGACTGGCTAAGACAAAGTAAGATAGCGCAACAGCTCCTAACACAGCTACAATCTTTTTGACAGTTGTCGTGATGACAATGGCTTCAAACTGTGCAGCAAAGATTGCCACAAACATGGCAACCAAGGCAAAGTCTAGCCCGAACTGCTCTGGATTTGGGATGTATTGTCCCAAAATCGTGCTGATAAAAACAGACAAGACCCAAGTGATATAGCCCGTCACATTGTTGCCGTGCATCCAGATAGGCGCTATTTGTTTTTGGTGCGTGTAGGTATTGAGCAGGACCCCGTAGCTCTCGTCGGTTATCAAAGAGCCGATAAAGATACCGTCTAGTAGCGAGGCTTTCTCAAAAATCGTCGTCGCATGCAGGCTCATGAGAAAATTGCGCAGATTAACCAAGAAAACGGTCAAGACGATAGAGGACACTGGGGCGTGTGCTGCAAGCAGTGCGCACATGATAAACTGTGCACTCCCTCCATAGACGAGAGCGCTCATCAAACCCATCTCAAGCGGGCTTATGCCAGAGCTAGCGCCCACAACACCGCAAGCTATCCCAATACTCACATAGCCTAAAGCCGTTGGAAGAGACGCTTTCACACCTTGATTGAACGTTAATGCTTCCATTTCTTTCCTTTCTCAGAATATTTCGTCTATTATAACATAGCGCTTGACAGATGTAAACATACTAAAAGCCCTTTCACCTCATGTGAAGGGCTTTTGGATTTAGTCTAGGCGCTCAAAGGTTAAACTTGGTTTAGCATTGAGAGAAAGGGGGGCAACATTTGCCTGCTTGTACTCGATGGCGGCTGCTAGGGCAATCATGCCAGCATTGTCCCCACAGAGTCGCAGCGGAGGAATAACAGCATCAACATCTGTTATCTCTTGCGCTAGGCGCTCTCTCAATCCTTGATTGGCAGCAACACCACCAGCCACCACCAAGGTTTTAACAGGGTAATCCTTCAGCGCTTTCTTGGTCTTTGCCATCAAAATATCAAGCACAGCTGCTTGAAATGAGGCAGCTAAGTCTTCTTTAGAGAGCTCCTCACCTTTTTGGCTAGCATTGTGATGGAGATTGATAAAAGCTGACTTGAGCCCAGAAAAGGAAAAGTCAAGGTTATTTTCTTTAAGCATAGCACGTGGAAAATCATATCTGTCCACTCCTTGATGAGCTAACTGGTCAATCTCACGTCCTGCTGGATAAGTCAGTCCCATGATACGACCAACCTTGTCATAAGCCTCACCTACCGCATCGTCACGCGTCTCACCGACAATCTTGTAGTCACCCTCATGCTCAACATAGACAAGCTCGGTGTGCCCACCACTTACAAGCAGCGCTAGAAGCGGATAGCTAAGCTCTTTTTCAACTCTTGCTGCCATGAGGTGTCCAGCCATGTGATTGACAGGAATCAGTGGCAGATGATTTGCCCAAGCAAAAGCCTTGGCTGCTGATAAACCTACAAGGAGAGCCCCCACAAGCCCCGGTCCATAGGTCACAGCAACCGCATCCAAGTCACAAGCTCTAAGCCCTGCTTCACTCAAAGCGTCTTGAAAGCAAGTGGTAATGACCTCGACATGATGGCGACTCGCCACCTCAGGCACGACCCCACCAAAGCGCTTGTGACTCTCCACTTGACTGGCGATAATGTTACTTAACAGCTCGGTGTCGTTTTTGATAACCGCAACGCTAGTCTCGTCACAAGAACTCTCAACAGCTAAAATATAGCGATCTTTACGCATGTTTTCTCCTCATCGTTTCATAATAATAGCGTCTTCTACTGGATTGTGGTAATAGTTACGACGCTTGCCAATCACCTCAAAACCTGCCTTCTGGTACAAGTTTTTTGCACGGCTATTCGACGCACGCACTTCTAAAAATATCGGACAGGCAACATCATCTAGTTTTTCCAGCAAGAGCTTGCCATAGCCCTTTTTTTGATAGGCTTTTTTGATGGCAATATTGGTCAACTCACACTCACCCACCAGCTGCTGTAGCGACAAAAAACCAACGATTGCCTTGTCTTCATAGACAAAAAAATAATCCGTATCAGGCTTTGCCATATCTGCTAGAACCTGCTCATAAGTCCAAGGTGAGCTGTCGTAAACGTCTGTCAGCACCTCAAAGACAGCTCTAGCTCTTTCTTCCTTACACACGTTTGACATAGTGGGTGTTCTCTGATTCTGTGTGGTCTTTGAGCCAATTTTCCTCAGCTTCGACACGTTTCAGATACTGTGGGACAAAGGCATCCACATCAACAGGAGAGAGCTGTCTGCCTAAGTGTCCAATCAAAACAGCTGACGGCAAGGTCTCTGTTATTTGCGCTTTTGGAAGAGCTTTTGCTATCTGCTCTCTAAAAGCGTCAACTTCCCCTACAAAGTGCACTTTTTCTTCGTCTGTTAGACTTGAGAGTACATCGCTAAAGGACATGTAGGCATCTTCTCTTTGCGCTTTGCCATTGCGATAAAAGCCTGCATAGACATGCTGACGTCTCGCATCTATGATAGGCACGATGAGCTCATCTGCCTTTCCACAATCCGTAAGCGCATAAAGACTAGACACCCCAACTAACTCAATACCTAAAGTATAAGCTAGCGTCTTAGCGGTTGCAACCGCCACACGTAAGCCCGTATAAGACCCAGGACCCTCTGCCACAGCGATACGCTCCAAATCTTGCGGCTCTAATCCTACAGACGCCATTAAAAAATCGATGGTCGGCATGAGGCTGATGCTATGATTTTTTTTGATGTTGATAGTCGTCTCTGCCAACATGGACTCATTGTCCAAAATAGCGACAGATAAAGCTTTATTAGAGCTATCAAAAGATAAAACTTTCATGATTAACTTCCCTTACACTTGATTGTCTCTATTATTTTATGATATAATTGGGATAATTGCAACGAATCAAGGTGAAATCAACTACTCCATTTCTTTATTTTATAGATAGCTATCAAGTCCCTCTTGGGGCTTGATAGATTTGTAGTAGCTTGATGAACCGTTTTGATATTAGAAAGGATTGACATGATTTACAAAGTTTTTTATCAAGAGTCAAAAGACCGCAGCCCACGTCGTGAGCAAACAAAAGCCCTTTACTTGGACATTGATGCTTCAAGCGAGCTTGAAGGACGTATCATCGCTCGCAAACGTATCGAAGAAAACACTTCTTACAACGTCGAGTTTATCGAACTATTGTCTGACAAACATTTAGAATACGAAAAAGAAACCGGCGTTTTTCAAATAACGGAGCTCTAATATGTCACAAATACATTTAAAACCAGAGGAGGTCGGAGTCTACGCCATTGGTGGTCTAGGGGAAATCGGTAAAAACACCTACGGCATTGAGTATCAAGATGAGATTATCATCGTAGACGCTGGTATCAAATTCCCAGAAGATGACCTCCTTGGGATTGACTATGTCATCCCTGATTACTCATATATTGTTGAAAATCAAGACCGTATTAAGGCTCTTGTCATCACACACGGTCACGAGGACCACATCGGTGGTATCCCATTTTTACTCAAGCAAGCCAATATCCCTGTCTATGCTGGACCGCTGGCATTAGCGCTTATCCGTGGTAAGCTAGAGGAGCATGGGCTTTTGCGTGACACTAAGCTCTATGAAATCAACGCCAATACTGAGTTGACCTTTAAAAACTTGAGCGTTACTTTCTTTAGGACGACCCACTCTATCCCAGAGCCTTTGGGTATCGTGATTGACACCCCTCAAGGAAAAATCGTCTGTACAGGTGACTTTAAGTTTGACTTTACACCAGTCGGTGAGCCAGCTGACCTGCACAAAATGGCTGCGCTGGGCGAGGAAGGTGTCCTCTGTCTCCTATCAGACTCAACCAACGCTGAAATTCCAACCTTTACCAATTCGGAAAAAGTCGTTGGACAGTCCATTATGAAAATCATCGAGGGCATTCACGGACGTATCATCTTTGCCTCTTTTGCGTCAAATATTTTCCGCTTGCAACAAGCCGCTGACGCTGCGGTCAAGACAGGACGTAAAATCGCTGTCTTTGGACGCTCTATGGAAAAGGCGATTGTCAATGGTATTGAGCTTGGTTACATCAAAGTGCCAAAAGGGACTTTCATCGAGCCAAGTGAGCTTAAAAATTACCACGCCAGCGAAGTGATGATTATGTGTACCGGTAGCCAAGGGGAGCCGATGGCAGCCCTTGCTCGTATCGCAAATGGTATGCACCGTCAGGTCTCACTACAACCTGGTGACACGGTCATCTTCTCATCTAGCCCTATCCCTGGAAATACCACAAGTGTCAACAAACTTATCAACACCATCCAAGAAGCAGGTGTTGAGGTTATCCACGGTAAGATTAACAACATCCACACCTCTGGACACGGTGGTCAGCAAGAGCAAAAACTCATGCTGCGCTTGATTAAGCCAAAATACTTCATGCCTGTTCACGGTGAGTACCGCATGCAAAAAATTCATGCCAGCCTCGCTCAAGACGTCGGTGTGCCAAAGGATAATATCTTTATCATGGAAAATGGTGACGTGCTTGCCCTCACTAAGGATAGCGCACATCGTGCTGGGCATTTCAATGCCCAAGACATCTATGTTGATGGTAATGGTATCGGTGATATCGGAGCGGCTGTCTTGCGTGATCGCCGTGATTTATCAGAAGACGGTGTCGTTTTAGCAGTTGCTACTGTCGACTTCAAGTCTAAGATGATTTTAGCAGGTCCTGACATTCTCAGCCGTGGTTTCATCTACATGCGTGAGTCCGGAAGCCTCATCAGAGAAAGCCAGCGCATTCTCTTTAACGCCATTCGGATTGCGCTTAAAAACAAAGAAGCCAGCATCCAATCGGTCAACGGTGCCATTGTCAACGCTCTACGTCCTTTCCTTTACGAACGTACAGAGCGTGAGCCTATTATCATTCCAATGGTATTGACACCAGACAAACCGCAACCACAAACAAAGACCTCAAAACCACATAAAAAAGCAAATAAGAAGAAACAAAAATAGCAAGGATTACTTGCTATTTTTTACTTTCTCTAAATGGTTTAACAAAAAAAGATTGAAGCCTTTGCCTCAATCTTTCGTATTTTAATACAAGTCTAAATAGTTATCGATTTCCCATTGTGAGACAAAGGCAGCGTAGCTTGCCCACTCGATACG encodes:
- a CDS encoding threonine aldolase family protein, giving the protein MLHFENDYNKGAHPKLLQALIETNNQAQAGYGMDEYSQQAAEKIKQACACPQAEVTFLTGGTQTNQVVIDSMLSSYEGVIAAESGHVAVHEAGAIEFTGHKVLTLPTEDGKIDSTQLEDYLSDFYADGNHEHMVFPGMVYISHPTEYGTLYSKAELEALSKVCRAYSIPLFLDGARLGYGLASKESDLDLKAIAELTDVFYIGGTKLGALMGEAVVFTKSNQPKHFTTVVKQHGALLAKGRLCGVQFDAFFTDDLYLEIGRETLALAEQLKAILKEKGYRFYLDSPTNQQFIIIENHKLESLAKQVAYSFWEKYDDNHTVIRLAVSWSTTQEDIDALKVIL
- a CDS encoding MarR family winged helix-turn-helix transcriptional regulator — its product is MFTTIRTIGAITRTIQMDSNRYFKEMGLNNNLFIYIIRICETPGLFLNELADSIQIDRTTSFRAVQKLVKQGYLTLEKDAHNQKIKRIYPTQKSLDIYPKLHAYEQQQSDKLLSHLTDDEKEALELLLTKLTY
- a CDS encoding AzlD domain-containing protein → MSVSSKVLVVILLSAVVTWLPRVAPFLLTKYQKLPDSVIRFLDYLPISIIFALLLSSVMTEKVGQLPSLDILTFLAIIPTLWVAIRYKNILLSVLVGVLAMALLRLIG
- a CDS encoding AzlC family ABC transporter permease, producing MEALTFNQGVKASLPTALGYVSIGIACGVVGASSGISPLEMGLMSALVYGGSAQFIMCALLAAHAPVSSIVLTVFLVNLRNFLMSLHATTIFEKASLLDGIFIGSLITDESYGVLLNTYTHQKQIAPIWMHGNNVTGYITWVLSVFISTILGQYIPNPEQFGLDFALVAMFVAIFAAQFEAIVITTTVKKIVAVLGAVALSYFVLASLVSESMAVLLATLIGCFMGVSYHERVE
- the tsaD gene encoding tRNA (adenosine(37)-N6)-threonylcarbamoyltransferase complex transferase subunit TsaD; translation: MRKDRYILAVESSCDETSVAVIKNDTELLSNIIASQVESHKRFGGVVPEVASRHHVEVITTCFQDALSEAGLRACDLDAVAVTYGPGLVGALLVGLSAAKAFAWANHLPLIPVNHMAGHLMAARVEKELSYPLLALLVSGGHTELVYVEHEGDYKIVGETRDDAVGEAYDKVGRIMGLTYPAGREIDQLAHQGVDRYDFPRAMLKENNLDFSFSGLKSAFINLHHNASQKGEELSKEDLAASFQAAVLDILMAKTKKALKDYPVKTLVVAGGVAANQGLRERLAQEITDVDAVIPPLRLCGDNAGMIALAAAIEYKQANVAPLSLNAKPSLTFERLD
- the rimI gene encoding ribosomal protein S18-alanine N-acetyltransferase, producing MSNVCKEERARAVFEVLTDVYDSSPWTYEQVLADMAKPDTDYFFVYEDKAIVGFLSLQQLVGECELTNIAIKKAYQKKGYGKLLLEKLDDVACPIFLEVRASNSRAKNLYQKAGFEVIGKRRNYYHNPVEDAIIMKR
- the tsaB gene encoding tRNA (adenosine(37)-N6)-threonylcarbamoyltransferase complex dimerization subunit type 1 TsaB, with the protein product MMKVLSFDSSNKALSVAILDNESMLAETTINIKKNHSISLMPTIDFLMASVGLEPQDLERIAVAEGPGSYTGLRVAVATAKTLAYTLGIELVGVSSLYALTDCGKADELIVPIIDARRQHVYAGFYRNGKAQREDAYMSFSDVLSSLTDEEKVHFVGEVDAFREQIAKALPKAQITETLPSAVLIGHLGRQLSPVDVDAFVPQYLKRVEAEENWLKDHTESENTHYVKRV
- a CDS encoding DNA-dependent RNA polymerase subunit epsilon, which translates into the protein MIYKVFYQESKDRSPRREQTKALYLDIDASSELEGRIIARKRIEENTSYNVEFIELLSDKHLEYEKETGVFQITEL
- the rnjA gene encoding ribonuclease J1, whose protein sequence is MSQIHLKPEEVGVYAIGGLGEIGKNTYGIEYQDEIIIVDAGIKFPEDDLLGIDYVIPDYSYIVENQDRIKALVITHGHEDHIGGIPFLLKQANIPVYAGPLALALIRGKLEEHGLLRDTKLYEINANTELTFKNLSVTFFRTTHSIPEPLGIVIDTPQGKIVCTGDFKFDFTPVGEPADLHKMAALGEEGVLCLLSDSTNAEIPTFTNSEKVVGQSIMKIIEGIHGRIIFASFASNIFRLQQAADAAVKTGRKIAVFGRSMEKAIVNGIELGYIKVPKGTFIEPSELKNYHASEVMIMCTGSQGEPMAALARIANGMHRQVSLQPGDTVIFSSSPIPGNTTSVNKLINTIQEAGVEVIHGKINNIHTSGHGGQQEQKLMLRLIKPKYFMPVHGEYRMQKIHASLAQDVGVPKDNIFIMENGDVLALTKDSAHRAGHFNAQDIYVDGNGIGDIGAAVLRDRRDLSEDGVVLAVATVDFKSKMILAGPDILSRGFIYMRESGSLIRESQRILFNAIRIALKNKEASIQSVNGAIVNALRPFLYERTEREPIIIPMVLTPDKPQPQTKTSKPHKKANKKKQK